CCCCTAGCCCCTAGCCCCTCTCCCCTCTTCCCTAGCCCCTAGCCCCTAGCCCCTAGCCCCTCTCAAACCTTGTCCCGATCGGTCAAAATCTCGTAACCGTCTTCGGTCACCAGTACCGTATGCTCAAACTGGGCAGACAGAGAGTTATCTACCGTCACCGCAGTCCACCTGTCTGCTAGAATGCGCGTAAACTTAGAACCTGCATTCACAATTGGTTCGATCGCCAATGTCATTCCCGCACGCAGCTTCACATTCGGCATCTCGCGGGTGCGGAAGTTAAACACGGAGGGTTCTTCGTGCAAGTTGCGACCTACCCCGTGTCCGGTAAAATCTTCGACTACTTTGAAGCCGTTTGCTTCTACACAATCCTGAATCGCACCGGCAATATCCATCAAATAATTTCCGGCTTTGACTTGCGCGATACCTTGATAAAGTGCTTCTTCCGCGACTCGAATTAATTTAGCTGCTGCCGGCGTTACTTCACCTACTGCGATCGTGATGCAAGAATCGCCGTGAAATCCTTCGTAGTAAGCTCCCGTATCTATTTTTACAACATCTCCCGTGCGAATCACTTTTTTCGGACTGGGAATACCGTGTACTACTTCGTTATTAATACTGGAGCAGATAGAGCCAGGAAATCCGTGGTATCCTTTGAAACTCGGTGTAGCTCCCATTTCCCGAATTCGCTTTTCTGCGTAGGCGTCCAAATCTGCCGTTGTCATCCCAGGCGCGATCGTTTGGGAGATTTCTTTTAGCACTGTGGCGACAATTTTTGCCGCCTCTCGCATGATTTCAATTTCTCTTGGCGACTTAATTTCAATTCCTCTACGTTTTTTCGGGCTGGGAGATGAAACGGTTTGCGAAAGTAAATTGGTGAGAATATTCATCAAAAAATCTCCGTTCGTTTGGGAAATTGTGTAACTTTAAACAATCAGCAAAACTGGGGAATCAAACAGTTAGATTAATACTCAAAAAGACCGATGAGAAACTCTTCCCATCAAACTTTAATCGCAATATCTCGTTGCCTGCGGCAGTTTCTATTTATCAACTTAACCGATATTTCTGCTACTAGGCAGAAATGCCCCGGTTTGAGCGATACAAATACCGACTCTGCTTGGGCTCCGGCTGGAATTAACCTAAGCATAATATATGTAATGTACTTAATGATGGTGATGATGGTGATGAAGATCTGGTTGGTTGTCGGATGTTCCTGGCAAGCTGGTGGGATGCAATTTGCCCAATAAAGCGCTTTGAGGAGGTGCAGGCAGCCAGCCTAATTGATATACTCCCATCCACAGGGTCAGACAGCCCAATACTACCATTACCATTGCGGCATAGCGTTCCAGTTTGGGAATTTTGAGTCGTTGAATGAGGATACCAAAGCCTACCATAGCGGGCATTGTACCCAATCCAAAAATGAACATTCCTACAGTAGCGATCGCTAGAGGTTGGGTAATGGCAAGACTGAGAGCCATTGCGATCAAACCGCAAGGAATAAACCCCAACAGCACTCCTAATGGATAGGTACGGTACCAAGTGTTACTTTCGTACAAAAGCCCAACACTTTTCTGGTACCACTTGTATTGCTGGAGGGAAGGCAGCTTTCTAGGTAATAGGTTCAGCTGTCCTAACCCCATGTATATCATCACCCCGCCAGCTAGTATCAACAGCGTTGCCCGCAATCCTAACAAGCTTTGGATAATTTGACCGAAGCTACCAGCTAAAAATCCCAGCAAGGCATAGGTGGTGGATCTACCCAGACCGTAAAGTACGTGAGAATACCAACTATTTTTTCTTGGCAAAGTGTAGCTTACGACCAAAGGGCCGCACATCCCGACACAGTGACCGCTCCCAATAAAACCGAGGATAAAAAATAGGTAGAGGCTGAGCATTTTTAGCACCTTAATTGGCCGGAAAAAAGTCAAAAGAAAGGGCGTCGGGGTTAGGAGTTAGGGGAGAGGGAAGAGGGAGTGGGGGAGTGGGGGAGCCAAAAGTCAAAAGTCAAAAGTCAAAAGTCAAAAGTCAAAATTCTTCCCACTCCCTCTTCCCTCTTCTCTCCCTAGCCCCTAACCCCTAACTCCGACGCCCTTTTAGCTACCGCGCTGCCGCAGAAGCGCCCCCAGCAATTGATGGCCCTGCGGTCACAACAATTAAGTTATCCGGTTGCAGTAAATCTTTGGCTACCCGGTTAACTTGTTCGGGAGTAACTGCAAGGATTTTACGGGGAAAATCGCGAATTTCTGCACTCGTGAGCCCATAAACTTCGTTCATCAGAATTTCTGATGTTAAATTGTCGGGGTCTGCCAGTTCGACACTATAGC
Above is a window of Aerosakkonema funiforme FACHB-1375 DNA encoding:
- a CDS encoding sulfite exporter TauE/SafE family protein, whose product is MLSLYLFFILGFIGSGHCVGMCGPLVVSYTLPRKNSWYSHVLYGLGRSTTYALLGFLAGSFGQIIQSLLGLRATLLILAGGVMIYMGLGQLNLLPRKLPSLQQYKWYQKSVGLLYESNTWYRTYPLGVLLGFIPCGLIAMALSLAITQPLAIATVGMFIFGLGTMPAMVGFGILIQRLKIPKLERYAAMVMVVLGCLTLWMGVYQLGWLPAPPQSALLGKLHPTSLPGTSDNQPDLHHHHHHH
- the map gene encoding type I methionyl aminopeptidase is translated as MNILTNLLSQTVSSPSPKKRRGIEIKSPREIEIMREAAKIVATVLKEISQTIAPGMTTADLDAYAEKRIREMGATPSFKGYHGFPGSICSSINNEVVHGIPSPKKVIRTGDVVKIDTGAYYEGFHGDSCITIAVGEVTPAAAKLIRVAEEALYQGIAQVKAGNYLMDIAGAIQDCVEANGFKVVEDFTGHGVGRNLHEEPSVFNFRTREMPNVKLRAGMTLAIEPIVNAGSKFTRILADRWTAVTVDNSLSAQFEHTVLVTEDGYEILTDRDKV